From Butyricimonas paravirosa, one genomic window encodes:
- a CDS encoding amidohydrolase family protein: MATTIIFNACIITMNEGMEVIKNGSIRVEDNQIKEIREGKIESPDAEYFDAEGMIVMPGFINTHTHVPMTMLRGYADDLPLHTWLNEHIFPAEARMVTPENVAVAARFAFIEMIKSGTTCFNDMYFFEDIIASEAKKAGIRAVVGESLIDFPTPSFHTVDEGVARCESLVQQWYGDSLIHPTICAHSPYTCSKETLQKAKILSEKYNIPLHIHVAETRKEVEDLTSQTGMAPAEYLYSIGLLDRNVIAAHSVWLNLKEIELYARTRTSVAHCPKSNLKLASGIADTDTYMKAGINVSIGTDGTASNNTLDMVEEMRFAALLPKGSLHNPEAVNARTALRMATINGAKALGIHHLTGSLEVGKRADLIVIHADASNMLPIYDVYSAIVYASNSKNIRSSMVNGKWIMRNRELMNINKTETMESMKHIVNSQIDNRK, from the coding sequence ATGGCAACTACAATTATATTCAACGCTTGTATCATTACCATGAATGAAGGCATGGAGGTGATCAAAAACGGTTCCATCCGGGTGGAAGACAACCAGATAAAAGAAATTCGAGAAGGAAAAATCGAATCTCCTGACGCGGAGTATTTCGATGCAGAAGGCATGATCGTGATGCCCGGATTTATCAACACACATACTCACGTCCCCATGACCATGTTACGCGGGTATGCCGATGATCTCCCTCTCCACACTTGGCTAAACGAACATATTTTCCCGGCAGAGGCACGCATGGTGACCCCGGAAAACGTGGCAGTTGCCGCCCGCTTTGCTTTTATCGAGATGATCAAGTCGGGAACCACGTGTTTCAACGACATGTACTTCTTTGAAGACATCATCGCCTCGGAAGCCAAGAAAGCGGGTATCCGGGCCGTCGTGGGGGAGTCCCTGATCGACTTTCCGACACCGAGTTTTCACACGGTCGACGAAGGGGTAGCTCGCTGTGAATCTCTCGTTCAACAATGGTACGGGGACAGCTTGATTCATCCTACCATTTGCGCCCATTCTCCCTATACCTGTTCAAAAGAGACGCTACAAAAAGCCAAAATACTCTCTGAAAAATACAACATTCCCCTCCACATCCACGTGGCAGAAACCCGTAAAGAAGTGGAAGACCTCACGAGTCAAACCGGTATGGCCCCGGCCGAATACCTTTACTCGATCGGGTTACTGGACAGGAACGTGATCGCAGCCCATTCCGTCTGGCTGAACCTGAAAGAAATTGAATTATACGCCCGGACCCGCACGTCTGTTGCCCACTGTCCGAAAAGTAATCTAAAACTGGCCAGTGGTATCGCCGACACGGATACATACATGAAAGCGGGCATTAACGTCAGCATCGGTACCGATGGCACGGCAAGCAACAACACGCTGGATATGGTGGAAGAAATGCGCTTCGCGGCCCTCCTTCCCAAAGGCTCCCTCCACAACCCGGAAGCCGTCAACGCCCGAACGGCATTACGAATGGCCACGATCAACGGGGCAAAAGCCCTCGGTATTCATCACCTCACGGGTTCTCTCGAGGTCGGGAAACGAGCCGACTTGATCGTGATTCATGCCGATGCCAGCAATATGCTCCCGATCTACGACGTGTATTCAGCCATCGTTTATGCATCCAACAGCAAAAACATCCGTTCCAGCATGGTAAACGGGAAATGGATTATGCGCAACCGGGAGCTTATGAATATCAATAAAACGGAAACCATGGAGTCCATGAAACACATCGTTAACAGCCAGATTGACAACCGAAAATGA